The Helianthus annuus cultivar XRQ/B chromosome 16, HanXRQr2.0-SUNRISE, whole genome shotgun sequence genome includes a window with the following:
- the LOC110915841 gene encoding increased DNA methylation 3, with protein MSEAPVTKSMESKKPVTLSGTAKDAKHAPTLGLVDIGESKRAYIFRVSLPGVCKPQCNVKLDIRADGRVEIKGLMQDSQFINNHAKKYKPRVQQLAPSGNFNVVFNLPGRVDPRLVSPTFRNSGILEVAVMKHTLSNNQPINPGTPTLAS; from the exons ATGAGTGAAGCCCCTGTAACTAAGTCAATGGAGTCAAAGAAACCAGTTACTTTGAGTGGTACAGCTAAGGATGCGAAACACGCCCCGACACTTGGCCTCGTTGACATAGGTGAAAGTAAACGTGCTTACATCTTTCGGGTTTCCCTACCTGGTGTCTGTAAACCTCAGT GCAATGTAAAGCTCGATATACGGGCTGATGGGCGTGTTGAAATCAAAGGACTAATGCAAGACAGTCAGTTTATCAACAATCATGCCAAGAAATACAAGCCCAGAGTCCAACAACTAGCCCCATCTGGAAACTTCAACGTCGTGTTCAACTTACCTGGTCGGGTTGACCCGCGGTTGGTCTCACCCACTTTCCGAAACAGCGGGATACTGGAAGTTGCGGTGATGAAGCATACCCTATCCAACAATCAACCCATTAACCCGGGTACCCCCACCCTTGCTTCCTAG
- the LOC110915052 gene encoding cysteine protease XCP1: protein MAFIFSSKKTSLFLVFVSVLACSALANEFSILGYAPEDLTSIHKVIHLFESWLAKHSKIYESLDEKLHRFEIFMDNLKHIDDTNKKVSNYWLGLNEFADLTHEEFKNKFLGLKGELPERKDESIEEFSYRDFVDLPKSVDWRKKGAVAPVKNQGQCGSCWAFSTVAAVEGINQIVTGNLTMLSEQELIDCDTTFNNGCNGGLMDYAFAYVMRSGLHKEEEYPYIMSEGTCDEKKDVSETVTISGYHDVPRNNEDSFLKALANQPISVAIEASGRDFQFYSGGVFDGHCGTELDHGVAAVGYGTTKGLDYVIVRNSWGPKWGEKGYIRMKRKTGKPHGMCGLYMMASYPTKQK, encoded by the exons atggcATTCATCTTCTCTTCCAAAAAGACATCACTTTTCTTGGTATTTGTATCGGTTTTGGCATGTTCGGCATTAGCCAACGAGTTTTCAATCCTAGGGTATGCCCCGGAGGATTTAACATCCATTCATAAGGTGATTCACCTTTTCGAATCATGGCTCGCAAAACATAGCAAAATCTATGAAAGCTTAGATGAAAAGCTACATAGGTTTGAGATCTTTATGGACAATTTGAAGCATATTGATGACACCAACAAGAAAGTTAGCAACTATTGGCTTGGACTTAATGAGTTTGCTGACTTGACCCACGAAGAGTTCAAGAACAAGTTCTTGGGGCTTAAAGGCGAGCTCCCTGAGAGGAAAGACGAGTCCATTGAAGAATTTAGTTATCGAGATTTTGTGGATTTGCCAAAATCAGTTGATTGGAGAAAGAAAGGCGCGGTTGCTCCGGTCAAAAACCAAGGTCAATGCG GTAGTTGTTGGGCATTCTCAACGGTAGCTGCGGTGGAAGGTATAAACCAAATCGTAACCGGAAATCTAACCATGTTATCGGAACAAGAACTAATCGATTGTGACACAACCTTCAACAATGGGTGCAATGGAGGTCTCATGGATTATGCATTTGCATACGTCATGAGAAGTGGACTTCATAAAGAAGAAGAGTATCCTTATATCATGAGTGAAGGCACATGTGACGAAAAGAAG gATGTATCAGAAACGGTGACAATCAGCGGGTATCATGATGTACCACGAAACAATGAAGATAGTTTCTTGAAGGCGCTTGCAAACCAACCCATTAGTGTTGCCATTGAAGCCTCTGGCCGCGACTTCCAGTTCTACAGTGGG GGTGTGTTCGATGGGCATTGTGGGACCGAGTTGGACCATGGAGTAGCAGCTGTCGGGTATGGAACAACCAAGGGTCTAGATTACGTCATAGTGAGGAACTCTTGGGGACCAAAATGGGGTGAGAAAGGATACATAAGGATGAAGAGAAAAACAGGGAAGCCCCATGGGATGTGTGGCCTTTATATGATGGCTTCTTACCCTACAAAACAAAAGTAA